The following are from one region of the Salvia splendens isolate huo1 chromosome 2, SspV2, whole genome shotgun sequence genome:
- the LOC121786826 gene encoding dnaJ protein ERDJ3B-like isoform X2, which translates to MAHRRSKLLLFFCFAAYCLIAIAAKSYYDVLHVPKGASDEQIKRAYRKLALKYHPDKNQGNEEANKRFAEINNAYEVLSDSEKRGIYDRYGEEGLKQHAASGGRGGGGGMNIQDIFSSFFGGGPMEEEERVVKGDDVIVDLDATLEDLYMGGTLKVWRVKNVIKPAPGKRRCNCKNEVYHKQIGLGMFQQMTKQVCEKCPNVKYEREGDFITVDIEKAMQDGQEVVFYEEGEPIIDGEAGDLKFRIRTASHDRFRREGNDLHTTVTITLVQALVGFEKTVKHLDEHLVDISSKGITEPKQVRKFKGKGMPLHFNNKKGDLYVAFEVVFPTSLTDEQKTKIKEILAQL; encoded by the exons ATGGCACATCGGAGATCAAAGTTATTGCTGTTTTTTTGCTTCGCGGCATACTGCCTGATCGCCATTGCAGC GAAGAGCTACTATGATGTTCTCCATGTTCCGAAAGGCGCCTCGGATGAGCAAATAAAGCGTGCGTATCGGAAGCTCGCGTTGAAGTATCATCCGGATAAAAATCAAGGGAACGAGGAGGCGAACAAGAGATTTGCAGAAATTAATAACG CTTATGAGGTTTTGTCGGATAGCGAGAAGAGAGGTATATATGATAGATATGGCGAAGAAGGTCTCAAGCAGCATGCGGCTAGTGgtgggagaggaggaggaggcggtaTGAATATTCAAGATATTTTTAGCTC TTTCTTTGGTGGAGGTCCCATGGAAGAGGAAGAGAGGGTTGTGAAAGGTGATGATGTAATTGTTGATTTGGATGCCACACTTGAAGACTTGTATATGGGGGGTACTTTGAAG GTTTGGAGGGTAAAAAACGTAATAAAACCAGCTCCAGGGAAGAGGAGGTGCAACTGTAAAAATGAGGTTTACCACAAACAAATTGGTCTTGGGATGTTTCAGCAAATGACAAAGCAG GTATgtgaaaagtgcccaaatgtgAAGTATGAAAGGGAAGGTGATTTTATTACTGTGGATATCGAGAAAGCAATGCAGGATGGACAA GAAGTGGTATTTTATGAAGAAGGTGAACCAATCATTGATGGCGAAGCAGGAGATCTTAAG TTTCGCATACGTACTGCATCTCATGACCGGTTCAGAAGGGAAGGCAATGATCTGCATACAACAGTCACTATTACTTTG GTTCAAGCTCTTGTTGGTTTTGAGAAGACTGTCAAACACCTGGATGAGCATTTGGTGGACATCAGCTCCAAG GGAATCACAGAACCGAAGCAAGTGAGGAAGTTTAAAGGCAAAGGCATGCCGTTACATTTTAATAACAAGAAGGGCGATTTATACGTGGCGTTTGAGGTTGTTTTCCCGACCTCATTGACGGATGAGCAGAAGACAAAGATCAAGGAAATACTAGCGCAGCTATA A
- the LOC121786826 gene encoding dnaJ protein ERDJ3B-like isoform X1 encodes MAHRRSKLLLFFCFAAYCLIAIAAKSYYDVLHVPKGASDEQIKRAYRKLALKYHPDKNQGNEEANKRFAEINNAYEVLSDSEKRGIYDRYGEEGLKQHAASGGRGGGGGMNIQDIFSSFFGGGPMEEEERVVKGDDVIVDLDATLEDLYMGGTLKVWRVKNVIKPAPGKRRCNCKNEVYHKQIGLGMFQQMTKQVCEKCPNVKYEREGDFITVDIEKAMQDGQEVVFYEEGEPIIDGEAGDLKFRIRTASHDRFRREGNDLHTTVTITLVQALVGFEKTVKHLDEHLVDISSKGITEPKQVRKFKGKGMPLHFNNKKGDLYVAFEVVFPTSLTDEQKTKIKEILAQL; translated from the exons ATGGCACATCGGAGATCAAAGTTATTGCTGTTTTTTTGCTTCGCGGCATACTGCCTGATCGCCATTGCAGC GAAGAGCTACTATGATGTTCTCCATGTTCCGAAAGGCGCCTCGGATGAGCAAATAAAGCGTGCGTATCGGAAGCTCGCGTTGAAGTATCATCCGGATAAAAATCAAGGGAACGAGGAGGCGAACAAGAGATTTGCAGAAATTAATAACG CTTATGAGGTTTTGTCGGATAGCGAGAAGAGAGGTATATATGATAGATATGGCGAAGAAGGTCTCAAGCAGCATGCGGCTAGTGgtgggagaggaggaggaggcggtaTGAATATTCAAGATATTTTTAGCTC TTTCTTTGGTGGAGGTCCCATGGAAGAGGAAGAGAGGGTTGTGAAAGGTGATGATGTAATTGTTGATTTGGATGCCACACTTGAAGACTTGTATATGGGGGGTACTTTGAAG GTTTGGAGGGTAAAAAACGTAATAAAACCAGCTCCAGGGAAGAGGAGGTGCAACTGTAAAAATGAGGTTTACCACAAACAAATTGGTCTTGGGATGTTTCAGCAAATGACAAAGCAG GTATgtgaaaagtgcccaaatgtgAAGTATGAAAGGGAAGGTGATTTTATTACTGTGGATATCGAGAAAGCAATGCAGGATGGACAA GAAGTGGTATTTTATGAAGAAGGTGAACCAATCATTGATGGCGAAGCAGGAGATCTTAAG TTTCGCATACGTACTGCATCTCATGACCGGTTCAGAAGGGAAGGCAATGATCTGCATACAACAGTCACTATTACTTTG GTTCAAGCTCTTGTTGGTTTTGAGAAGACTGTCAAACACCTGGATGAGCATTTGGTGGACATCAGCTCCAAG GGAATCACAGAACCGAAGCAAGTGAGGAAGTTTAAAGGCAAAGGCATGCCGTTACATTTTAATAACAAGAAGGGCGATTTATACGTGGCGTTTGAGGTTGTTTTCCCGACCTCATTGACGGATGAGCAGAAGACAAAGATCAAGGAAATACTAGCGCAGCTATAG
- the LOC121786836 gene encoding uncharacterized protein LOC121786836 isoform X1: MGPEGSSAASPSSSSPAPPSAKRGRDPEDEVYVDNLNSHKRYLSEIMASSLNGLTVGDTLSDNLMDSPVRSDTMMPYLRDETSVQYSPMSEDSDDSRYYESSNTCSSQPESAPTSPVSPYRCQKPFVPGPSTTSYPSHGSIVSSSASPQSRQRGSDTEGRFPSSPSDICHSADLRRAALLRSVQMRAQPLGLAQFEMQLSPGQETGNNIEVEERPCSYLKLDVDERGDYPIAESTPLSMSESEDKKKSCGALGVEMKDDESAGE, from the exons ATGGGACCCGAAGGTAGCTCCGCCGCTTCGCCGTCGTCTTCCTCGCCGGCGCCACCGAGCGCTAAACGAGGCAGAGATCCGGAAGATGAGGTTTACGTTGATAATCTCAACTCTCACAAGCGGTATCTTAGCGAG ATCATGGCTTCAAGTTTGAACGGGCTGACCGTTGGAGATACACTGTCTGACAATCTAATGGATTCTCCTGTAAGGTCTGATACGATGATGCCGTATCTTAG GGATGAAACATCTGTACAGTATTCACCAATGTCTGAAGATTCAGATGACTCGAGGTACTACGAGAGTTCTAATACCTGTTCTTCTCAGCCTGAGAGTGCTCCCACTAGCCCCGTATCTCCTTATAGATGCCAAAAGCCCTTCGTGCCAGGACCTTCTACCACCTCATATCCTTCCCATGGATCCATCGTTTCTTCTTCAGCTTCACCACAGTCTCGGCAGCGTGGTTCTGATACCGAGGGTCGTTTCCCATCATCGCCCAGTGACATATGCCACTCAGCTGACTTGAGACGGGCTGCTCTTTTACGATCTGTCCAAATGAGAGCGCAGCCTTTAGGGCTGGCTCAATTTGAAATGCAGCTTAGTCCCGGACAAGAGACCGGGAACAATATAGAAGTTGAGGAGCGGCCATGTTCCTACTTGAAGCTTGACGTTGATGAGAGGGGGGACTATCCTATCGCCGAATCTACACCTTTGAGCATGTCTGAGAGTGAAGACAAGAAGAAGTCTTGTGGGGCTCTCGGCGTGGAGATGAAAGACGACGAATCTGCTGGCGAATGA
- the LOC121786836 gene encoding uncharacterized protein LOC121786836 isoform X2, protein MDRCKVCAGKLFFQLWIHWNFEQEIEIMASSLNGLTVGDTLSDNLMDSPVRSDTMMPYLRDETSVQYSPMSEDSDDSRYYESSNTCSSQPESAPTSPVSPYRCQKPFVPGPSTTSYPSHGSIVSSSASPQSRQRGSDTEGRFPSSPSDICHSADLRRAALLRSVQMRAQPLGLAQFEMQLSPGQETGNNIEVEERPCSYLKLDVDERGDYPIAESTPLSMSESEDKKKSCGALGVEMKDDESAGE, encoded by the exons ATGGATCGATGCAAAGTTTGTGcaggaaaattattttttcaattatggATCCATTGGAATTTCGAGCAGGAAATTGAG ATCATGGCTTCAAGTTTGAACGGGCTGACCGTTGGAGATACACTGTCTGACAATCTAATGGATTCTCCTGTAAGGTCTGATACGATGATGCCGTATCTTAG GGATGAAACATCTGTACAGTATTCACCAATGTCTGAAGATTCAGATGACTCGAGGTACTACGAGAGTTCTAATACCTGTTCTTCTCAGCCTGAGAGTGCTCCCACTAGCCCCGTATCTCCTTATAGATGCCAAAAGCCCTTCGTGCCAGGACCTTCTACCACCTCATATCCTTCCCATGGATCCATCGTTTCTTCTTCAGCTTCACCACAGTCTCGGCAGCGTGGTTCTGATACCGAGGGTCGTTTCCCATCATCGCCCAGTGACATATGCCACTCAGCTGACTTGAGACGGGCTGCTCTTTTACGATCTGTCCAAATGAGAGCGCAGCCTTTAGGGCTGGCTCAATTTGAAATGCAGCTTAGTCCCGGACAAGAGACCGGGAACAATATAGAAGTTGAGGAGCGGCCATGTTCCTACTTGAAGCTTGACGTTGATGAGAGGGGGGACTATCCTATCGCCGAATCTACACCTTTGAGCATGTCTGAGAGTGAAGACAAGAAGAAGTCTTGTGGGGCTCTCGGCGTGGAGATGAAAGACGACGAATCTGCTGGCGAATGA
- the LOC121786836 gene encoding uncharacterized protein LOC121786836 isoform X3 — MASSLNGLTVGDTLSDNLMDSPVRSDTMMPYLRDETSVQYSPMSEDSDDSRYYESSNTCSSQPESAPTSPVSPYRCQKPFVPGPSTTSYPSHGSIVSSSASPQSRQRGSDTEGRFPSSPSDICHSADLRRAALLRSVQMRAQPLGLAQFEMQLSPGQETGNNIEVEERPCSYLKLDVDERGDYPIAESTPLSMSESEDKKKSCGALGVEMKDDESAGE; from the exons ATGGCTTCAAGTTTGAACGGGCTGACCGTTGGAGATACACTGTCTGACAATCTAATGGATTCTCCTGTAAGGTCTGATACGATGATGCCGTATCTTAG GGATGAAACATCTGTACAGTATTCACCAATGTCTGAAGATTCAGATGACTCGAGGTACTACGAGAGTTCTAATACCTGTTCTTCTCAGCCTGAGAGTGCTCCCACTAGCCCCGTATCTCCTTATAGATGCCAAAAGCCCTTCGTGCCAGGACCTTCTACCACCTCATATCCTTCCCATGGATCCATCGTTTCTTCTTCAGCTTCACCACAGTCTCGGCAGCGTGGTTCTGATACCGAGGGTCGTTTCCCATCATCGCCCAGTGACATATGCCACTCAGCTGACTTGAGACGGGCTGCTCTTTTACGATCTGTCCAAATGAGAGCGCAGCCTTTAGGGCTGGCTCAATTTGAAATGCAGCTTAGTCCCGGACAAGAGACCGGGAACAATATAGAAGTTGAGGAGCGGCCATGTTCCTACTTGAAGCTTGACGTTGATGAGAGGGGGGACTATCCTATCGCCGAATCTACACCTTTGAGCATGTCTGAGAGTGAAGACAAGAAGAAGTCTTGTGGGGCTCTCGGCGTGGAGATGAAAGACGACGAATCTGCTGGCGAATGA
- the LOC121766740 gene encoding uncharacterized protein LOC121766740 has translation MLLSPLPSAADPPRLSHDVDSSCSTPFVSAPSSPAHAPPSGYFHSAPASPMHSKIKSSQPDYDAPVFLTSDSGSFEFEFSSRFSPTGLGSGSMTSADELFFNGQIRPMRQSSHFPRPVLDLCGGEYARDLKVCEAAKYSHRKARSMSPLRTEWQGFSSGDTAGVRESDAKEINESAETTPSCSASSSRSSSSSSSGRNSKKWIFLKDLLHRSMSEGRANSKEKFWSAISVSPAKERKKETDEKKGRVETKREAKAPAVGKPANGVWRMPSAHELHYTANRVQAEEMKKKTFLPYRQGLFGCLGFSSKSYGAFTGFTRKLNPISSG, from the coding sequence ATGCTTCTCTCTCCTCTCCCCTCCGCCGCTGACCCACCGCGCCTCAGCCACGACGTCGACAGCTCCTGCTCCACTCCTTTCGTCAGCGCTCCCTCCAGCCCCGCCCATGCTCCGCCCTCCGGCTACTTCCACAGCGCTCCAGCCAGCCCCATGCATTCCAAAATCAAATCATCGCAGCCGGACTACGACGCGCCCGTGTTTCTCACGTCTGATTCCGGTTCATTCGAGTTCGAGTTTTCATCTAGGTTTTCTCCTACCGGTTTGGGCAGCGGCTCGATGACGTCGGCGGACGAGCTGTTCTTCAACGGTCAGATCCGGCCGATGAGGCAGTCGTCGCATTTTCCGAGGCCGGTGTTGGATCTGTGCGGCGGCGAATACGCCAGAGATCTGAAGGTGTGCGAAGCTGCAAAATACTCGCACCGGAAAGCTAGATCCATGTCACCACTACGCACCGAGTGGCAAGGCTTCAGCAGCGGCGACACCGCCGGAGTCCGGGAGAGCGACGCGAAGGAGATCAATGAGTCGGCCGAGACGACGCCGTCCTGCTCGGCGTCATCGTCGcggtcgtcgtcgtcgtcgtcgtcgggGAGGAACTCGAAGAAGTGGATATTTCTCAAGGATCTTCTGCACCGGAGCATGAGCGAGGGTAGAGCGAACAGCAAGGAGAAGTTCTGGTCGGCTATCTCCGTCTCTCCGGCgaaggagaggaagaaggaGACGGACGAGAAGAAAGGTAGAGTTGAGACGAAGAGAGAAGCGAAGGCTCCGGCGGTGGGGAAACCTGCGAATGGCGTGTGGCGGATGCCGTCGGCGCACGAGCTGCATTACACGGCGAATAGAGTGCAGGCGgaggagatgaagaagaagacgtTTCTGCCGTACCGGCAAGGCTTGTTTGGGTGCCTAGGGTTCAGCTCCAAGAGCTATGGCGCCTTCACTGGATTTACCAGAAAACTGAATCCAATTTCATCTGGTTGA